One genomic region from Spirosoma sp. KCTC 42546 encodes:
- a CDS encoding acyl-CoA thioesterase, protein MPQPKYARESMTVMTEMVLPNDTNTLNNLMGGRLLHFMDIAAAIAAQKHSNRIVVTASVDNVSFSEPIRLGNIVTMKAQVTRAFSSSMEVFIEVWAEDIPAGIRVSTNSAFYTFVAVDQSGRPIEVPAVIPETDEEKDRYASALRRRQLRLVLAGRMNPQDAQELREFLKV, encoded by the coding sequence ATGCCTCAACCCAAATACGCCCGCGAGTCCATGACGGTGATGACCGAAATGGTACTACCTAACGATACGAACACACTGAATAATTTGATGGGAGGGCGACTGCTGCACTTCATGGATATAGCGGCTGCCATTGCCGCCCAGAAACACTCGAATCGTATTGTGGTAACGGCCTCAGTCGATAATGTGTCCTTTTCCGAACCCATCCGGCTGGGCAACATCGTAACCATGAAAGCACAGGTGACCCGGGCGTTCAGTTCGTCGATGGAAGTCTTTATTGAAGTGTGGGCGGAAGATATTCCAGCTGGCATTCGGGTCAGCACCAACAGTGCATTTTACACCTTCGTGGCCGTTGACCAGAGTGGGCGGCCCATTGAAGTGCCAGCGGTCATTCCTGAAACCGACGAAGAAAAAGACCGTTACGCCAGCGCCCTCCGCCGGCGGCAGTTGCGCCTGGTACTGGCCGGTCGCATGAACCCACAGGATGCTCAAGAGTTGCGGGAATTTTTGAAAGTATAA
- a CDS encoding nuclear transport factor 2 family protein, with amino-acid sequence MKFLLTFGLFLSLQFVRAQAPVSPSASASVAATSADEKAVIETEKKRFLAQINADLPVLDQVLANDLIYAHSNGNTDTKQSYVQSIRDGKTKYTSIDIEEQKVRLYGTTATVNGMCLLKAISNGEPLNNHLRYLSVYVKNAGQWQMVAWQSLKLTK; translated from the coding sequence ATGAAATTCCTTCTGACCTTTGGTCTATTCTTATCCCTCCAATTTGTTCGCGCGCAAGCGCCTGTGTCCCCTTCGGCTTCAGCTTCAGTTGCAGCCACATCGGCTGACGAAAAAGCAGTTATCGAGACCGAAAAAAAACGATTCCTGGCGCAAATAAACGCCGATCTTCCCGTACTGGATCAGGTGCTCGCCAACGACTTGATCTATGCACATTCGAATGGTAATACCGACACGAAACAGTCGTATGTCCAGTCTATCCGGGATGGAAAAACAAAGTACACTTCCATCGATATTGAAGAACAGAAAGTGCGGTTGTACGGGACTACAGCAACCGTCAATGGCATGTGTCTGTTGAAAGCGATCAGTAACGGCGAACCACTGAACAACCACTTGCGTTACCTATCGGTCTATGTCAAAAATGCCGGTCAATGGCAGATGGTGGCCTGGCAGTCACTCAAATTGACGAAGTAG